Proteins found in one Candidatus Latescibacterota bacterium genomic segment:
- a CDS encoding GDP-mannose 4,6-dehydratase, translating to MRRALITGITGMDGSHMADLLLEKGYEVYGMERHRSSGSDYTNISHILNQITLLKGDLADTASLIKVVEQAEPDEIYNFAAQSFVGDSWRMAEFTSNVTGLGALRLLEVINEIAPGARFVQASTSEMFGKQEVDIADESTVFAPQSPYGISKVFAHHMVENYRQAYGLFACASICFNHESERRGIQFVTRKITHGVANIFTGRKSHIMLGNVLPRRDWGYAPEYVEGIWRMLQQESPDDYILATGESHSVADFVRAAFAVLGVEDWKQYVMQDERFMRPVEVNYLRGNAQKAKANLGWEPTTKFDALVRKMVENDLTLCDERYHA from the coding sequence CACTGGAATGGACGGCAGCCATATGGCTGACCTTCTCCTGGAGAAGGGCTATGAAGTCTATGGTATGGAACGCCACCGGAGTTCTGGAAGTGATTACACCAACATTAGTCACATCCTGAACCAGATAACATTGCTGAAAGGTGACCTGGCCGATACTGCCTCTTTGATAAAGGTAGTGGAGCAAGCAGAGCCGGATGAGATATACAACTTCGCTGCTCAGTCCTTTGTTGGGGATAGTTGGCGAATGGCAGAATTTACGAGTAACGTTACAGGTCTTGGTGCACTGCGTCTGTTAGAGGTTATCAATGAGATAGCACCAGGTGCACGATTTGTTCAAGCCTCGACATCGGAGATGTTTGGTAAGCAGGAGGTCGATATCGCTGATGAGTCTACAGTATTTGCGCCCCAGAGTCCTTACGGGATTTCAAAAGTATTCGCTCATCACATGGTTGAAAATTACCGACAAGCGTATGGTTTGTTTGCCTGTGCGTCCATTTGCTTTAATCATGAATCAGAGCGCCGCGGCATTCAGTTCGTCACCCGTAAGATCACACACGGAGTGGCAAACATTTTTACGGGGCGTAAGAGTCATATTATGCTGGGCAATGTATTGCCTAGACGTGACTGGGGGTATGCTCCAGAATATGTTGAAGGCATCTGGCGTATGCTTCAGCAAGAAAGTCCCGACGATTATATATTAGCTACAGGAGAGTCACACTCTGTGGCAGACTTTGTCCGGGCTGCGTTCGCTGTGTTGGGTGTTGAGGATTGGAAACAATATGTCATGCAAGACGAACGTTTCATGCGCCCTGTTGAAGTGAACTATTTGCGCGGCAACGCACAGAAAGCAAAAGCTAACCTAGGCTGGGAGCCTACAACCAAGTTCGACGCGCTGGTCCGTAAGATGGTGGAGAATGATCTAACTTTATGTGATGAGAGGTACCATGCCTAA